One stretch of Pieris brassicae chromosome 8, ilPieBrab1.1, whole genome shotgun sequence DNA includes these proteins:
- the LOC123713137 gene encoding phosphatidylethanolamine-binding protein 1-like yields MLKLYFALFLKFSFAAQPQCTVADVKNLLEGCEHLTGLNITSVGGTMVNDHNCDVLLPKQVFLEEPLFQYPLADSKKFYTIIMVDPDAPPQLDGEFFLHMLKSNIPGLALKGKESVKTVGIDYRGYKPPTPPRGTGPHRYISLLYEQADGNNFLPSVPSSRSRFTLANWLRGKNLCGPVAGTQLRIQF; encoded by the exons ATGTTAAAGCTATATTTTGCTTTATTCCTAAAGTTCTCTTTTGCTGCACAGCCTCAATGTACAGTAGCTGATGTCAAAAATTTGCTGGAAGGTTGTGAGCACCTTACAGGTTTAAATATCACCAGTGTTGGTGGCACAATGGTTAATGACCATAATTGCGACGTCTTGCTTCCAAAGCAAGTTTTTCTTGAAGAGCCTTTATTTCAATATCCTCTGGCTGATTCG aaaaaaTTCTACACGATTATTATGGTAGACCCTGATGCTCCTCCTCAGTTGGATGGAGAGTTCTTCTTACACATGTTAAAATCGAATATACCg GGTCTGGCTCTAAAAGGAAAAGAAAGTGTAAAAACTGTGGGAATTGACTATAGAG GGTATAAGCCGCCAACTCCACCTCGAGGAACAGGCCCACATCGCTATATATCTCTATTGTACGAGCAAGCTGACGGAAATAATTTTTTGCCCTCAGTGCCATCTAGTCGCAGTCGATTTACTTTAGCAAACTGGCTTCGGGGCAAAAACCTTTGTGGGCCAGTCGCTGGAACACAACTACGGATACAATTCTAG
- the LOC123713379 gene encoding nuclear receptor-binding factor 2-like, translated as METHPLNKAHQQHRRAEAHLKNNKYDDAMQCHHNAAELLLDAMKSTSSSVALESITLQHSYHLKQKDLIQSKKEQYVRVKKAMDIFKNVSKDSQINVPGEPSKVQVAIYKNLNASETLLHELSTNQDVGEIKDLAKLSEGKTEKPQIIVIEELQTLNHSLHSLVEQLVLQVEVLKDENMTLRERVNFLEKERVRYLNISQDGITLSEEPTRNN; from the exons ATGGAAACACATCCATTAAACAAG gCGCATCAGCAGCATAGACGAGCTGAggcacatttaaaaaataataagtatgaTGACGCCATGCAATGCCATCATAATGCAGCAGAATTACTGTTAGATGCTATGAAATCTACTTCATCTTCAGTAGCTCTCGAGTCAATTACTTTGCAGCATAGTTATCACCTAAAACAGAAAGACCTTATACAGAGTAAGAAAGAACAATATGTACGAGTTAAAAAGGCTATGgatatctttaaaaatgtgAGCAAAGATTCACAAATAAATGTACCTGGCGAACCATCAAAAGTCCAAGtagcaatttataaaaaccttaatGCTTCAGAAACTCTTCTTCATGAGTTATCAACTAATCAAGATGTAGGTGAGATTAAAGATTTAGCTAAATTGAGTGAAGGAAAGACAGAAAAACctcaaataattgtaattgaagAATTACAGACCTTGAATCATAGTTTGCACTCATTGGTTGAACAATTAGTTCTACAAGTGgaagttttaaaagatgagaATATGACTTTGAGAGAAAGGGTGAACTTTCTAGAAAAGGAGAGAGTGAGGTATCTAAATATTTCACAAGATGGGATTACATTGAGTGAAGAACCTACCCGTAATAattag
- the LOC123713378 gene encoding transmembrane protein 127-like, giving the protein MGCLTWIRGLKITFPIKDKELNKIAAFFNLSTFLLTCAALVQPSWFRIRGLHCIESLSLSQFFTFDQNDEPEISIHQNADIYGHFNIMTGTDFNGLPPCTTPEIISLMRVLILLCFMVLICSCVGVLINITSLNKRAIRMLRRNAVPSIVCVFWVIAIVGVCYYTTVVLGNVNNSDPNEIQVDYEYGFYTITGAGCTALLASAANLWGAPLSNDEDVQRRNLMEDWDGYEAHSVGPTPSIPALPPYTPSAYPAGYAPSAHPAFGPPVLGTQQYFPFDDLSTLPPPPPYTP; this is encoded by the exons ATGGGTTGCTTAACTTGGATTAGAG GGTTAAAAATCACATTTCCAATCAAAGACAAGGAGTTAAACAAAATAGCAGCCTTCTTTAACTTGAGTACATTTCTGCTGACATGTGCTGCATTGGTTCAGCCGAGTTGGTTCAGGATCAGAGGCCTACATTGTATTGAGAGCCTTTCTCTATCACAGTTCTTCACATTTGATCAAAATGATGAGCCAGAAATATCCATTCACCAAAATGCCGATATTTATggccattttaatattatgactGGAACAGATTTTAACG GTCTTCCACCGTGTACGACACCTGAGATAATATCGCTTATGAGAGTTCTAATACTCTTATGTTTCATGGTGTTAATATGTTCCTGTGTTGGTGTGCTTATAAACATCACATCACTAAATAAGAGAGCGATCAGAATGTTAAGACGTAATGCAGTACCGAGTATAGTTTGTGTGTTTTGGGTGATTGCAATAGTAGGAGTTTGTTACTATACAACAGTTGTATTGGGAAATGTCAATAACAGTGATCCTAATGAAATACAAGTTGATTATGAATATGGATTTTATACTATAACTGGAGCTG GTTGCACTGCCCTCTTAGCTTCTGCAGCCAACCTCTGGGGCGCCCCTCTTTCTAATGATGAAGATGTCCAACGTAGGAACCTAATGGAGGATTGGGATGGTTATGAAGCACATAGTGTTGGTCCTACACCATCAATACCAGCATTACCCCCATATACACCAAGTGCCTATCCTGCCGGTTATGCCCCATCAGCCCATCCTGCGTTTGGCCCACCTGTTTTGGGAACCCAACAGTATTTTCCTTTTGATGATCTGTCCACTTTGCCACCACCCCCACCATATACACCCTAG